The nucleotide window CACCCAGCTGAGCAGACGCTGGACTGAGTTACTGCGGAACATGGCCCCCGGGCCGCCAGTCACACAGgggctcttgctgctgctgcctctccTGCCGCTGTCGCAGGTGGGTTGGGTTTATGGCAAGTGGGGCGGCCCTGAGTTGGGCCCCGCCCCGCTCAGGCTCACCCTTGTCTCCACAGGTGACGCTGGGTTCCGCGGACGGCGACTGTGACCCTTCGGACCAGTAAGTGGCTGGGGACGGGGGAGGAGAGAAGCGGGGGCCAGGGAGAGGTGGGGGTGAAGGCGGGGAGAGACCAAGCCCGGCCCACGCGCTGGGAAAGGCTGGAGCAGTGGAGTGAGCTAGCAGATACCCCACCTGCTCCAGGTGCCGCTGTCCCCGCAGGTGCCCGCCCCAGGCCCGCTGGAGCAGCCTATGGCATGTGGGGTAAGTGGAAGCCGAGGCGCCAAGCCTCTGGTCCGACGGTTCCTCTGAAGGTAGACCTAGGCTAGGCAGGCCAGACCCCTTCCATCTACTGCCCCAAACTCCCTGGGCGCTGTTTGCTTGAAGAGCTCTTGAGCCCCAGGCGGCGTTGGAAGCACGACCTGATTATAGCCGGCAGAAGGCACAAGGATTGTGCAGTTGGctggggacagtgtgtcctggGAATGAACCCAAGGACACCTTTGTCCAACCCTAGAGAGCCAGCCAGGGCAGACTGCTCCTCGGGCCAGGATCTAGCCAAAGAAGTTTCTGGCATGGAGAGACTTCGCTAGCTTGCATTTCACCTGTCTTGGGTGGTTGGGCATGACTGGCCCCAGGGTGCAAGTGTGCGGTCAGTCCCTACTCTTCTTTGCCAGGCTTATCCTGCTTGCCATATTCCTGATGCTTCTGTGTGGGGTCACGGCCAGCTGTGTACGGTTCTGCTGTCTGAGGAAGCAGCcgcacacccagacacacatgccACCAGCATGGCAGCCCTGTGACCTGACAGCCATCCCTGTGGACAGTGACAGCCCCGCACACAGCACTGTAACCTGTGAGTGTCTGGGGATCCACCAGCCACCGTGGGGGTGGTGGACACTGGGGTGAATGCCGAGCCATCTCACAAACCCACTCTTGTTTCCTGCAGCCTACAGTTCCGTGCAGTACCCACTGGGCATGCGGTTGCCCCTGTCCTTTGGGGAGCCGGACCCTGACTCCATGGTCCCTCCCACCTACAGCTTGTATGCTTCCGAGCTGCCGCCCTCCTACGATGAGGTTGTGAAGATGACAAAGGCCAGAGAGGAAGCAGCGGCTCCCTCTGGGAAACGTAACTCTCTGCCTGAGGCCTTGGGGCTAGAGACTACTCCAGGGCACCAAGAGCCAGGCCCCAGTGCCCAGGAGCCCTAGCTGTGCCCCTTTGAAAAGGGTAGGATCCTGGCAGTTAGAACCAAGGACCCCCGTCTGTGCCATCCTTCCCCTGGGAAGGCCAGTCATCCAGCACATTGCTGCAGACTCATTGCTATGCAatgcccagccagccagcctgcccTGGATTGGCCCCTCCTCCTTACCCCTCCCACCCATGGGGCCCAGCAGACCCTCAGCCCGGAGGAGCCTGAACCTTGAGAGCTCAAGCGACTGGCAAATCAGTCCTTTGAAGAGAGAATAAAGTTTACGTGAACATGGTCTCTGCCTTTGTGGAAACGGCTCTAGCGCCCCCAGGGTGTAGACAGAGAGGGCTGGTGGGGTTCAGAGCCCAGATCTGGACAGTGGGAAAGGCGAAATGATCTGAACTGTGTGTCCAGGACTGTCCACATATCCTTCTTCAGACCCAACTCCTTCCAGTGGGGACAGTGAAAAACAGTAGAGCCTGGCTGGAAGATTTCATCATCGATGCAGAGCTGTAGGCAGGGAGGGCGGCAGTGGGCAGCTGATTCCCTGGGCAGGCCTCCCGCAGACAAGCAACTATGTTACTGGACCAACCTGACCGACTCTCCTGCCATCTGCTATAAACCTGGGGGTTGATGGGCAGGTTAGCAGCCTTCCCTGGCCCAGACgtttgtttcccaggctggcccaTTGCTCACCTTCACAGACAGTGGTCCCACCCCCATCCTGGTCAGTCTCCGTGACTTGACCTTCGTTTTACTGCAGGTCCTTAACACCCATTCAGGAGCACGTACCTGCCAGGGTCTCACGTTCACCCACCATCTGCTGATGTCTTTATGAACTGCACCACCAACCTGTAGGCCTAAGGCCCTCTTCACGTATGTCCTTGCCATCCTCGTCAAAGCTGCCCTTAGCTTGCCCTTAGCTGCGGGCTTCCACAGAGTAAATCCCCGTTGGCATCAGGGAGCCATTGCAGTTAAAGAACCCTTCATCTGCAAAGAATTTTACTGGTCCAGGAACAGAGTTAGAGCTAGGCTAGGCTCACTCCTACCCTTTCCCCTCTAGCTGCTTCTCCCTGCCCACTCATGTGCACAGGTGGCCAAGGCCCAAGGCTgctcccacaccccacacaccctgcCAGCCGGGACTTACTGCCTCTGCCCAGCTCACTCTTCTTGGTGAAGCTGATTCCCAGCAGGCTCTCACTCTCCAAGCTTCAGCTGTCCGTTGCTCTCCTCCTCTAACATCAAACAGACACCCTGTGTTCCTTAATCTGCTCagctgagccgggcagtggctgagccacacgcctttaattccagcactcaggaagcagagctaggtggatctctgtgagctcgaactacaagagctagttctaggacagacaagaGCTCAGTCTGTACATTCTGTAAGGACACCTACAGGTTCCCCAGGAGCTCCCCGTTGCCTTCCTGTCCAGGGGAGGGTAGGAAGTAATTGCTATCTACTTGGCTACCCTTTGGGGAACATAATTTAAAGGAGGCCCTGATTTAAAAGgagaaggcattcaagagcaagCAGTTGTGTGATGAGCTTCATGGTGAGTGAAATTCTGACAGAGGCAAAGAATAAGTAAGCAGGAGGTGGGGGGCGGTCATGAGGGCCAGATGAAGGCAATCGGGTGGGCACACAAGAGCGAGGGAGGGCACAGGCCAGCCTTGTGAGGTAGCACAGGGACTAAGTCTATGTGACAGACCCTGGGGCCAAAGCAGGAAGGAGACAGCAGATGAGACACCCAATGAGGTCATGGTCAAGGTTCCCAGGTAATGGCGTCCCTGCCAGCAGGCCATAGGACTAGGAAGACATCCTAGGGAAGAGCATTCCAGCCCTCCCCTCTGCACATCCTTGCAGCAGCAGATCCCCGTGAAAACCTTCAGAAGGGGATGCTCCACCCTGGGCCTGGAGAAGGAAGGCTCCACCTCAGGCTCCCGAGGGAGGCCCTCACACTTTGGGTGCATTCTCGGCCTGCAGGCCCTCCCCAAATTTCCATCCCATCCGGCTAGTCCACCAAAGGTTCCACTGGGTGCTGAAACCAACAGTGAAGTGACTCCAAGCTGCTTTGGGTAGAACATGCGGAACAGTGGTCCATGTTTTTATCTATGCTCAGCTACCCAGGGTCTCCCAGGTACAAGATACAGATTCCGAAGTCTTTTAGGGGTAGGAAATCCCGCCGGCCTTGTTTCAGGATAGATTCAATCTTCCCCACAGGGGCCGTTTCCTTAGCCGTCTCAGGCGGGCATCTCCTTTCCCTGAAGATGAGGGCTAAGTGTcaggggcagaggggcagagacaggctgcACGGGCTGTTCCCTTCTCGTGACCAAACTCTGCGTCCCCAcacacgtgagcacgcacacgcgcgcgcacacacacacacacacacaatagataaataaattttttaaatgtggtaattatctctttacatttttaagttcagagctgaggagatggttcagtggattcAGAGCACCAAGGTTCTGCTTCAGGGACCCTCACTGAAGGTGGCC belongs to Microtus pennsylvanicus isolate mMicPen1 chromosome 13, mMicPen1.hap1, whole genome shotgun sequence and includes:
- the Tmem52 gene encoding transmembrane protein 52 isoform X1, with translation MAPGPPVTQGLLLLLPLLPLSQVTLGSADGDCDPSDQCRCPRRCPPQARWSSLWHVGLILLAIFLMLLCGVTASCVRFCCLRKQPHTQTHMPPAWQPCDLTAIPVDSDSPAHSTVTSYSSVQYPLGMRLPLSFGEPDPDSMVPPTYSLYASELPPSYDEVVKMTKAREEAAAPSGKRNSLPEALGLETTPGHQEPGPSAQEP
- the Tmem52 gene encoding transmembrane protein 52 isoform X2, translating into MAPGPPVTQGLLLLLPLLPLSQVTLGSADGDCDPSDQCPPQARWSSLWHVGLILLAIFLMLLCGVTASCVRFCCLRKQPHTQTHMPPAWQPCDLTAIPVDSDSPAHSTVTSYSSVQYPLGMRLPLSFGEPDPDSMVPPTYSLYASELPPSYDEVVKMTKAREEAAAPSGKRNSLPEALGLETTPGHQEPGPSAQEP